From Rhodohalobacter mucosus:
CGGCGGATGTTGCAGGGTTTATCACAACGCCGGTCATGCAGCCCAGTGACCTGATTGCGTCGATGGTTCTGTGCAGATGGGGACAGGTTTCGTAGTGTACGGAAATGAGATCGGCGCCTGCATCTGCAAAATCCTCCAGATAGCGATCAGGATCCTCAATCATCAGGTGAACATCCAGAAAGGCTTCGGGCTGGGATTCCCGAACCGCCGCCACAATTCCCGGGCCATAGCTGATATTTGGCACAAAATGTCCGTCCATTATATCGCAGTGAAACCATCGTATATCAGCGTCGGCACAGGTTTGAAGCTCCTCGCCAAGCCTTGAAAAGTCAGCGGCGAGAATGGAAGGTGCAAGTATGGGCAGGTCAAAATTCATCTGTTCAGCGTTCATTTTGTTTGTTGTCGTTCCCTTCCTCGCCGTCCGGGTTTATACCGGGCGGATTCACCGCTGTTGAGTCGTCGACAATGGCTCCGGTTTCGGATTCTTCCCTTGCGTCAAAACGCTCTGAAATCACAAGCTGAAGTTCTGTACCTTCGGTAAGCTGTTCTGCGACGGGGCGGGCTGATAAAACGGTATTTGGAGTTGTTTCCCTGTCGGGCTGAAAACGCACTTCACCCACTCGCAGGCCCGAACTCAGAATCAATCGCTGTGCTTCCGAATAGCTTAATCCGACAACCTCCGGAACGTCAACCATGCGGGTGCCTAAACCGTCACTCACAACCAGGTTCACCACGGTACCCCGCGCAACCGTATCCCCCGCAGCAACAGATTGCCGCATAATGGTGTTTCTGAACCGGGAGGATTCATAGCTGATGGTTCCTACCGTTAAACCGTGATTTCTGAGCTGTATTTCGGCGTTTCTGTACGACATATTCACCACGTCGGGTACTTCGGTCATCGGTGTTTCAGCCGTATTGACCGTGAGATAGATCTTGCGATTCGGCTTTACCAGCACCCTGGCACTGGGCGACTGATCAATGATATAGTCGGCGGGATAGGCGGCGTTGGCTCTGCGGTCCATCACCTCAAAGCGCAGACCACGGCTCGTAAGCAGTTCTTCTGCTTCTGAAAGAGAGATTTTTGTGACATCGGGTACCGTGATACCCTCGTTGTAATTGGTATACATGGGCATCACGATATAGTTCATGAGTGCCACTATGAGTGCACCGGCAACTGCGATGCCGGTCAGTGAAAGCCAGAAGGTTTTGCTTCTGAGGAGTGTCTTAAGAAATTGCATGCCTGAAAATACGATTTTACCTGTGATCTTAGAAACGAAGCTTCATGCTTAATTGGTGCCCGGGTATAAGACTTGGAGTAGCGCTGATGCGATTTTGTTTCAGGCGAACGGTAAAATAGGCATCGAACGCAGAAAATACGTGATTGGCTATGAGAAGCAGGCTGAAATTGCGTCCGGTTCTGTAATTGTTATTGAACATGCCCGCGCGGTCAGCACCTTCCCAGAACAGCGGACTGGCATATGCACCGTTCCTGTCGATGAAAAAACGCTGGTTGTATAGAGCGCCCGTATGGCCCAGTGAATCATGGAAATCGTGATAATCTCTCCAGCCTGCCTGGTACTGGTAGTACTTGGAGATCAGTTCATAGTATTGCTGCGATCCGTAATCGGGAAGTACGTGCGAAAAATTGTTTGCTGTCAGGTCATCCGTCAGAATAAAGGGTGAATTGCGTTCTGCGTTCCGGAGCAGTGCCAGGCTTACAATCTGCCAGTCAATATCCGGATCAAAAGCGGCCGAAACCCCATTGAGCTGGGCGCGAAGCTGATCGATGTAGGGATTGCTGATGTCGTGCACATCGTGATACTCAACAAGCCAGGCGGCATACTGAACAACGCTCCAGTTTTGATCCGCCCACTGTTCATAGCTTCTCTCACCACGCCGGCCCCGGTTGCGGTATTCGATGGCGCCGTATATCGCAGCAGACTCAATGGCGAGAAAAATACCCGATTTTAACCAGTTTCTGTTTGCGGCCTGACCCAATCCCGGGATGACGGCTGATGCGGCAAACGACAGGCCCGCCCGGCTGCCGATTCTGTCTGCTATATCCGGCAGCGAGGCCTGAGAAAACGTAATGGAACCTGACAGGATGGAAGGCACCATGCGGTACATCTCTTTGCGCTCACTTTCACCGGCAGGCTCATTCTCCAACTGCAGTATATACGACCCGGTATTTTCCTGGCCCTGAAGAGCAGCGGCGCCCGCCAGGCAGAATACAAGGAACAGGAATGCAAAAGTGAGTGATTTCATAGTGAATCAAAGTCGAATGTAAGCCCAATATAGAAAAGAAATTCGCCACCGTATTGTGACCTGTTACCGGTATCCGTGCTGATAAATTCGGATGGAAATTCTATTTCAAATCGGTCGAAACCATATGAACCATTGATAAAAAGCTTCATGGGGAAGATATAATTTCGATTGAATGCCACCCGCAACTCGCCGCCTGCACCGCTCTTAAGGCGATTTCCGATGTTCAGCGGGCCGCCCCAGCCGTTGCCGGACTCTGCAAAAAGCCGAAGAAAAACTTTATCAATGGTATTGGCACCCGCCTGCGCAAATATACCCGTTCGAAGGGGGAAGATCAGGGAGCCGGTTAAAAAGGCGGTTGTCTGTCCTCCGATCGCAAAGTAGGGATAGGAGCGCATTCCCGCCAGGCCGCCCGTGTAGTCCAGGTAGAAGAAATCGGATGGCGAATTAAGATAGGTGAATGCGCGGCCCTGTATCAGTGCGGTGGTGAGGCCTGAAATGCCGAACCCGTAGCGCCCCTTCAGCTCAACCGATTGATTAACCGTTTTTTCATACACCGGGGATAAAATACCGTCATCCAGCTCAAAATTGCTAAGCAGATTGCCGGGCTGCAGCCTGTAGGCCACTGTTCCCCCAAGGCCTTTCGGGGCGATGTCGCTATGCCTGTAGGGTTCAAACAGCGAAGCGGTATAGGATGCCGTATAGGTTGTGGCCCGGAAATATTCTGATGTGGATCCCGGAATAAACTCATTGAACTCATTGGAAAAAAATCCGTCCGTTTGAACGCTGTAGGGAGAGTATGTTACGCCCAGTTCCGCAACGCTCCAGCGGTTCAGCTTACTCTTAAACCAAAGGCTGGCTTCCCAAACGGAGTACCGGATATCGATCCCCCTCTCGGCCGGCAGGCAGGAGGTGCACGGAAACTCTTCTATCAGCAGCCCGTCCCTGACATTGCGTTTCAGATTATAAAGTTCAAGGCTAATCGTAGGTGACCAGGAGCGCCTGATAAAGGGCAGTCCCCGGTGTTCCGCTATTAAAAAAAGATCCCTGTCCAGGTTATTGATCCTGTTGGGTGAAAAAAATCCGGACACCCCGTCGGCCGGTATGGAACCCGGCCCGATCAGTGCTCCTGCAAATAGTGACAGCCGCTCGGTGACATCCCTAGATGAGAGATAGACTCCCAGTTTTATGTCTCTGGCCAGATTTTCACCCAGCCTGCCAAACTCACCCTCCGTCAGCAGAGTGCGGTTGCTGCCCTTTAGCTTGGTATAGTTGTCAAAACGAACCACAGGGAAAACCGACAGTCCGGTTGTGGTCTGTTCGTAGGGTCGTTTGTCAATAACCGGCACGGCGGTTGGTTCATCCGTTGCTGCTCTGTTTGAGGCCGTAAACAGTTTCTGACCGGTGCGTACCCGGGGGAGAAGATCATCTGTGTCAGCAGGCACTGAATTTCTGAGCGGCAAGCTGGATATGTTATAGCCATTGGATCTGTATCCTGAAAAGTAGAGCGTGTTGTTATAAACATGAGGCATGAACGCGCCTCCCGGCACATTGGTCAGCTGTTCTGATGTGGCGTCAGCCAGATTCAAACGGTAGATATTGAAAATGCCGTTTATGTCGGCGGAGAAGTAGAGATATTCACCGTCAGCGTCCACCCATGGATCCCGTATATCAATCTCTTCGTTTACCAGTACCGGTTCAGCCCGGTCAAATGGTTCCCGGATTCTGAACAGGTTTTTGCTCCCCTCATCGGCGGCTGAAAAATAGATCGTTGAGCCGTCAGGATGCCACACGGGAGTGTACACGGTTTCAAAATCAGAGTAGCGGGTAAGTGTTCTTATTTCAGAGCCGTCTGTGTTGAGAAGTACCAGGTTTTGAGTGCCGGCACTCTGCTTAACGGCGGCTATGCGGTTTCCTTCCGGGTGCCACACAGGGTCCTGGATTCGCTGATCAAAAGTGATCTGCCGGGTGGATTCGTTTTCAATGTTAAAGAGATAAAGGTCCTGATACTGTTCACCGAACCGGTTTTTTTCAGCCCTGCTGTAAACTATACGTTCGCCATCGGGAGAGAATGAAAAACGATTCCCTATGTAGTCGATGGAAAAAGGTGATGCAACGCCATGGCGTGCCGGCGGGGTTGAGGTTGACTCCTCATTGTCAGGATCGCCTGAATCGTCCACATAGATGAGCCGGTCACCGTCGCGCAGTACCAGGGCAGTACGGCTGAAATCCCTGCCGCGGTTGGTGAGGTAGGCAAGCCGGCCGTCTACTCCGCTGAACTGGGGATAGAAGTTCAGAAAGCCGTCGTTTTCCACAATATCCGGCTCAGTTAAAGTCATTCCCTGCAGCTGTTTGCGGTATTCGCTGCGTTTCCGGTTCAGCCAGTCTCTATACAGGTTGCCGGCTTGGATACCGGTCGTATTTTCGATGGCATTGTGAAAATTATTCAGCCCGGCCGATGAGGATTCACGGGATATCTCCGCAACAATTCTGTCTCCGAATGTCTCAGTGAGGTACTTCACAAAAGAGTATCCCTGGTTGTAAACCAGTTCTCTCTCGAGGCTGTTTTTTGATGAAAAAACAGCCATTTCCGTAAGCCCCAGTTCAGAGCCATCCAGTATGCGCGTACGAAGAAGCATGTCGCGGTGGCTGTCCCAGCTGTCGTGGGAGATGGATTGCCGGATGTACTGGGCTGTGCCCTCGGCAAACCAGGCAGGTACACTGGTTGCGGACGACGGTAGAGTAATAAGGCCGTTCGGGAAACCATACAGAACGTCCGGCCTGCGTACATTTTCATAAGAGAGCCACTGAAAATAAATGGCCGGCAGGTGGCGCGACCGCTTCATGGAAACCCCAAGCTGTATCATATGCGTGAGCTCGTGGGCAACCACGTTTTCGATCCAGGAATGAGTGCCGCGAAACGGGGTATCCAGGGCGGGCAACCAGATTTCAATCTTATTGTCAAAGAAAAAAGCGGCTCCGTTTGAATAGTCTTCCCGGTCGCGAATCACAATGCTGAGCTTTCCGTCCGGTTCAAATTGATAAAGGCCGGTTATGGGATCATAAACCTTTTCAGCAGCATTCAGAACAGACACGGCTCCGGCCTCGCTTCCTTCCTGGTAGTGCACCAGAAAGTGCTCGCTCTCGATAGTAAACCAGGGAAGATGATTCTGGGGATAATCAAGAAGAGCAGGGGATGTTTGAGCGTCTGCCTCTCCGGCCGCTCCACACAGCATCAGCAGAAGCAGCAGTGCGCCGATGATGAAATGGGTGCTATGTTGACGGTCCGCAGTGATCATTTAACAATGGCTATAGATACCGTTTTGCTTTCTTTCTGTTGCGACGATTCCGCTGTAATTCTTGCAAAATAGGCCCCGCTCGCCCAGCCTGATGTGTCGATTCTGTGCTCTTCGGGCAGCCCGCCGCGGCTCCGGATCGTCTCGCTGTATACTTTTCGGCCGCTGATCGAGGTAATGGTGATTACAATTTCAGCTGGATTGCTGGTCTGGTACCTCAGCATGGTCTCGTCCCGTGCAGGATTGGGCCAGTTGTAGGTCTCATTGCGGTTTAAAAGCCCGAATTGGGGAGCCTGAACATCTGAAGCCCCGGTAAATCCTGAAATTTTATTGTTGTTTTCAGTGCCGTAGGCAGATGGCCAGAGCACATCCCGCATATTCTCAAACAGCCATACTTTCAGGTCGCCTCCATCTCCGAATGCCGCCAGGTACGGTCCGCTGATGGCCGGATACACAGGGGCAGAGCCGGGTACCGCAACAGGCCCCACGGTAAGCGGAAATCCTTCAGTGGGGGCGCCGTCGGATGTGTAGGCAAACAGAACTGACGAAAACCCGTTATCAGCACTTGCGATCAGGTTTTGTACGCCATCCGCATTTACATCTGCCGCCAGGGGCGTGCCATGCAACCGGTACCCTTCAGGCGGATATACCGGAAAGCCGTTCATGGTGGTTCCGTTCAGGTTGATGGCGGTCATCAGATTGTTTTCCTGATCTGTCAGTACAAAGTCGGGCAGCCCGTCTTTGTCGATATCAGCTATGGCAGGCCGGCTGAACGCATCGCCGGTGTATAGGATTCGTTCCGTCCGGTAATTATCATCAGGAGAGTAAACAGACAGCCTGTTACCGGTGAGAAGATAGAAATAGACCCGATTGTCATCCGTCCGGATCACGCCTGGATGCAGCCGTTCGTTTGGTTCAGACTGGTTCAGGTTGAATGATTCCGAGCCGCCCGGATAACGCAAAACCAGGGAAGAACCCGAAATGAGGGCCTGATAGCCGGTGCTTTCTGCTGATCTGCGAATAAAACCGTTTTCATCCTCCAGAAGCTGATCGCCTGCATAATTGTATCGGAAAACAGTACCCCCGAGATCAATCTGACGTCCTTCTGATTCGCTGATCCATGCCGGACTTTCAGGCAGGTCTAAAACAGTTTCAGTGGTGATTTCCGGTGTTGTGAGATCAAAGAGTAACAGGGTGCCCGGTTCCTGCGTACCGGAGGGCAGGCCCGCAGTAGCCAGCCGGTTGCCTGAGTCGTAAAGCAGCGGCTGCAGGCCGGATGTGTAGGATACGGGGTCTGCGGTAAAACCGGACGTGACAGGATCATAAATTAGAAATCCATTCGTGCCGGGCATCACAAACCGTTCCCTCCCGCCTGTGTCAAATGGAATCATGGACAGGGGATAGGCGCTGTAATATGCATCCGACCGGTTCATCCGTACAGTCAGTGGAAAATTCTCCCTGGAATCGATGAGTTGGTACAGATTCGGGAATGGATCTGCAGGGGCGATCTCAAAAGCCGCTTCCGGTATATTGTCAGAGAAGTTCAGAAGTTCAAAAGGAGATGGAGTGCCTGCATGACTGCTGTTATCCGGTGTGGTGTCTGGTCCGAATCGATTCTGATACAGTGTGAATTGTCCCCCCGCAGATACAACGGTTGCGTTATTGCCGCTCCACCAGAAGTCGTAGGGAGAACCGTTAACCGGATTTTCAGAGAGGCCGATGGCTACCCGGCGCCCGATGTCCTGTGCACCGTCTGCCTCCATAAGTTTTACGCCGCGGCGGTCAGGATCATTATTGATGGCATTCTCAGGCTCTTTTTCTCTGATTACCGCTTCATCGATATGCCAGATCAGAATGCCTCCGTTCAGTTCAACCGGTTCGGGTGATTCCGGATTCGACCGGTCCAGTCCGCCAGGCAGTGCAAAATCGAAGTGCGATACGTCTTCAATGACCCCGGCCTCGAGCAGTGCATCAAAACCGGGCTCCTGGTTTACAAACGCTTCATCGCTGTTTGTAAATGTGGCTGTGGCGACGCTTCCGTCAGGTTTTCGAATGGTGAGTGTTATACCGTTTCCCAATGGATCTCTGTGCCTGTTTTCAATCAGAAAGTACTCACCGGATGAGATTGGAATCTTATAGATTCTCTGGCTGAGGCCCGGCGCGTCGGCTGGGAGTGTAAGAGTGGCAGATTCACTGTAAGCCAGCTCGATGGGTTCAGCCCAACCCAGGCGTATCTTTTCCCAGGCAGAAAGCGCCGGGGGGAAAAGCCCATTGTAGGCAAAAATGGATGCACCGTCCATCAGGCCAAACCTGCCGATACCCGATTCTCCCGTTTCGGTATTGAAGAGGTCGGGGAGTCCAAGGTGACTGCCAAGCTGAGCCGCCAGCATCCCATTGATGGAGAGAGGCACCAAAAACCGATTGCCTGTTACGTCTGTTCCGGCACGCGTCTGAGTTCTGGGGATAATGAGTGAATTGTTCACAATAACACTCCCATTGTCGATGGGTATCCCTGTAAATGACGGGTCAGCCAGCAGAGACGAGAGCGCATCCCTGTCGAGATAAACAGAGGGAATATCCTGGGGTGTGCGGTCGAGAGTGGTACCCGTCAGCTTAATATCCCTGCCGATACCGGCATGAAAAATTACAAATGCAGTGCGGATGTCACCCTGAGAGAATTCTTCCAGCGGGAGATCGCCGGACCCGGCAACCAGGCTCCACGCGTCCGTTACAAGCCGTGCAAGCGGAGTCAGTTCAGGATCAGTTCCCGTATCGGTGTAATTTTCCATGGGTTCGGGCAATCGGTACACGTCAGGAAGCACGGTGTAGCTGATCGAGAGCCGTGAATCGGACATACGGCGGTAGTAGTTACTTACAAACTCCAGATGAGACTCAAAATAGGC
This genomic window contains:
- the rpe gene encoding ribulose-phosphate 3-epimerase, which codes for MNAEQMNFDLPILAPSILAADFSRLGEELQTCADADIRWFHCDIMDGHFVPNISYGPGIVAAVRESQPEAFLDVHLMIEDPDRYLEDFADAGADLISVHYETCPHLHRTIDAIRSLGCMTGVVINPATSAELLRPILAYVDLVLIMSVNPGFGGQAFIESSYRKIAELGAMRSEENAEFLIEVDGGVGLKNAGKLVQAGVDILVAGSSIFKADDIPGRIAELRNSAIKSSEKTV
- a CDS encoding PASTA domain-containing protein → MQFLKTLLRSKTFWLSLTGIAVAGALIVALMNYIVMPMYTNYNEGITVPDVTKISLSEAEELLTSRGLRFEVMDRRANAAYPADYIIDQSPSARVLVKPNRKIYLTVNTAETPMTEVPDVVNMSYRNAEIQLRNHGLTVGTISYESSRFRNTIMRQSVAAGDTVARGTVVNLVVSDGLGTRMVDVPEVVGLSYSEAQRLILSSGLRVGEVRFQPDRETTPNTVLSARPVAEQLTEGTELQLVISERFDAREESETGAIVDDSTAVNPPGINPDGEEGNDNKQNER
- a CDS encoding T9SS type A sorting domain-containing protein, whose product is MAEFQPDDNRFTSGNGTFEPGAIPYLENPGTSVDALPHNRAYFESHLEFVSNYYRRMSDSRLSISYTVLPDVYRLPEPMENYTDTGTDPELTPLARLVTDAWSLVAGSGDLPLEEFSQGDIRTAFVIFHAGIGRDIKLTGTTLDRTPQDIPSVYLDRDALSSLLADPSFTGIPIDNGSVIVNNSLIIPRTQTRAGTDVTGNRFLVPLSINGMLAAQLGSHLGLPDLFNTETGESGIGRFGLMDGASIFAYNGLFPPALSAWEKIRLGWAEPIELAYSESATLTLPADAPGLSQRIYKIPISSGEYFLIENRHRDPLGNGITLTIRKPDGSVATATFTNSDEAFVNQEPGFDALLEAGVIEDVSHFDFALPGGLDRSNPESPEPVELNGGILIWHIDEAVIREKEPENAINNDPDRRGVKLMEADGAQDIGRRVAIGLSENPVNGSPYDFWWSGNNATVVSAGGQFTLYQNRFGPDTTPDNSSHAGTPSPFELLNFSDNIPEAAFEIAPADPFPNLYQLIDSRENFPLTVRMNRSDAYYSAYPLSMIPFDTGGRERFVMPGTNGFLIYDPVTSGFTADPVSYTSGLQPLLYDSGNRLATAGLPSGTQEPGTLLLFDLTTPEITTETVLDLPESPAWISESEGRQIDLGGTVFRYNYAGDQLLEDENGFIRRSAESTGYQALISGSSLVLRYPGGSESFNLNQSEPNERLHPGVIRTDDNRVYFYLLTGNRLSVYSPDDNYRTERILYTGDAFSRPAIADIDKDGLPDFVLTDQENNLMTAINLNGTTMNGFPVYPPEGYRLHGTPLAADVNADGVQNLIASADNGFSSVLFAYTSDGAPTEGFPLTVGPVAVPGSAPVYPAISGPYLAAFGDGGDLKVWLFENMRDVLWPSAYGTENNNKISGFTGASDVQAPQFGLLNRNETYNWPNPARDETMLRYQTSNPAEIVITITSISGRKVYSETIRSRGGLPEEHRIDTSGWASGAYFARITAESSQQKESKTVSIAIVK